CAAACGCTAGATAGCACATTACGTTTTAAAAGAAATGCTTTTGGGAAGATGACATCTACAGTAAGTTCTGGAAAGGCTCCTACCCCATTTATACCAGAATCTATAGCGCTTGTGAAATCTTACAGCAAGGCTATAAAAGGAGTAAGTACCTCTTTTGCTTTAGAAACACTTGCTGGAATACCATCTACAGCACACATACTAGGCGGTGCAGTAATGGGAGAAAATACAGAAAGTGGAGTTATAGATAAAGACAATAAGGTTTTTGGCTATAAGAATATGCTTGTGGTTGATGGGTCTATGATTTCGGCAAATCCTGGTGTAAATCCGTCACTTACCATTACTGCCATTGCAGAACGAGCGATGGATCAAATACCAAATAAGCAATAAGACAAAGATTAAGATGCGCCTCCCTTTAACCAACAAGGTATCATCTCAAACCACAAAAAAATCATCTTCCCAGATATAAAAAAGTGATACTTTTCCCTTTTAAACACTACCTTCACCGCCACTATGGAAAAAACAGAATTTTTAGAACAGCACTTATTTAATGGTTTGACTAATCTTAACAAAGAGTCAGAGGCAGATGACTCTTATCAGTTCTCTGAGGCAGATTTTGAGATTGTACTTCAGCGCGCAGAGCATTTTGGATTAGGTGTCTTTACCATCGAATCATGGTACAACGGAGTAACTACTGGTGTATCAAAGCATGAAGATTTTAGAAAAAAGGCAACAGATGCCAAGTGGTATAAAAAAGCTTTTTTGACTTCTAGAAAAGGTCAAGCAGGACTTACCTATGCTGGAACATATAAGATTTCTAGTAAATTGTTATCAAGAGAGTCTTTTCAAGAAGAGGAAGAGTAAGTCCCACAGACAATTTATTGAACGTCTACAGGTTTTTAAAAGTAACAGCTCACAAATGTTGGCAATTATTAAATGACTTAGAATTTTTTTTGCGAAAGCTTAATACATCTATTTTACAGCATAATGATTACTAAAACCGACACATAAAAAAAACGCAACCATTGCTGGTTGCGTTTTCCAATTGAGTGTTCTCACCTTTTACTAATCAAACTTAAACAACATCAACTTCATTCTTTTTTACAGCTAGTGCATAAATCACTAGTCCAAACCCTATCTTATTGATAGCATCTGCAATGTTATAAGCGACATCTACACTTCCTTTTCCTAATATGCTCGTGTACCATCCATCTGTACCTAGCATATATCCTAATGGATAAATAGCCCAACCTACGAGTACGAACCAGCATAGTATTTTATGTGCTTTAAGAATATCTCCACCAGCAGCAACTGCAAGTTTCTTTGCGCTTCCTAACCATATTTCATATACTATATAGAAATATGCAGCTCCAGAAATAGCTCCCCATAATGCTGCTTGATCTTGGAATACCGCTTCTCCAAAGTATCCTGTTACTAACATGATAACTGAGAATAAGATAAGCTTCCACATAAGTGCAGGTTTTGCACCAGCTACTTTTAAGATTAAGTAGAATTCAACACACATTAATGGAACGGTAAGCACCCAGTCTACATATCTAAAAAATGTAGGAGACTCTTGAATAGCAAACCAGTAATCTCTCATGTACCAGTAGTGCACTGCGGCAATAAAAGTAATTAAACCAGATACAAGGACTGAGGTTCGCCACTTCTTGTTAAATTGGTTAAGCGATAGAAAAAAGAAAGCAGAAGCTGCCATCATCGCCATCGCACCCACAAAGAATGTAAATCCTACATAATCACTTGGATCAAGTTTTGTAGGGTCGGCCAGTAATAGTAATAAAAATTTCATAGCATTGATATTTTTAATTAAACATTTGTTTAAGTAAATTTAAATAATGTTAAACAAATAAATAATTATTTTCTCATAATTTTTTACTTAAAATTATCAATACAAAAATCATTAATGAAAAAAATTCATAATATCACAATTATAGGCAGTTTTGCAGGATTATGGGTTGCCACACTATTTTCTACTAAAGTTGAGCTGATTTTGGGTTTTTTACTTATTCTCACCTTTGGTATCATACACGGATCAAATGATATATTATTAATAGAGAAGTTATTTACTAAGGAGAAAAAAAGGAACTTCCTTAAATCGCTCTTCTTTTATGTGCTTACAGTGTTGCTTACTTTTCTAGCATTTTATACCATCCCTTCTATCACAGTAATTCTATTTATCATTTTTAGCGCATATCATTTTGGTGAACAGCACTGGGAGTCTAAAGTTGATTCAAAACACAAGTTATTATCCACTATACTACAACTCAGTTATGGGGCGCTTATACTCATGATATTGTTTTATTTTAATGAGCAGCAAGTGGAGAGTATTGTTATGGCAATTACTGGAGTAACTTTTCCTCATTTATTTCTCTTATACTCCTTATACATTGTGCTCGCAGTATTTATTATAACAGGAGCCATACTAACTTATAAAAGTGATAGTTTTAAAAAACTCATATTAAAAGAACTCTTCTTTTTAGGCTTGCTTATTGTAATCTTCAAAATGTCATCTCTCATCTGGGGTTTTACTATATACTTCGTGTTGTGGCATAGTCTTCCATCTCTTTTTGAACAAATACACTTTATATACGGTAGATTTACTAATCAAACTATCTGGCTCTATATAAAAAATGCGTTGCCTTATTGGATTATTTCAATCATCGGGATTGGTTTAAGCTACTTTTGGCTTAAGGAAAGTGTGCTTTTCTTTGCAATTTTCTTTTCCTTTATCGCCGCAGTGACATTTCCACACTCGTTGATTATATCATTGATGTTCAAAAAGAAAAACAATAACAACAAAACTCCATAACATGAAATATACTTTCTTACTTTTTTTAAGTCTCGCTTTCGCGAAAGCGTATGCTCAACAACCCGTATCTACTCCTGGTAATGTCATAAGTGAGTTCGGAAAAACCTATGAGGTTGACAATCCAGATTTTAAAACAGATACTACGGCTATTTTCAAAGTAGTGTTTGATGTGGCAAAAGCACCTGAAAATCCAAGTCAGCGCAATCCATACATCGAGACAATGGCTAGATTTCTTAACATGCAAGAGAAAGCAGGAGTTCCCGTTGCAAATATGAATATACGCGCTGCTATCCATGGACAAGCAGCCTATGGAATGCTTACCAATGAATTATATAAAGAGAAATTTGGCGTAGATAATCCTAATATTGAATTACTAGAAGCCTTAAAAGAAGCAAACGTATCACTCATCCTTTGTGGTCAAACTGCTGGAGCGCGTAATATTACTAAAGAGCGAAGACTGAAAATGATTGATGTAGGACTTTCGGCAATGACAGTTTTAAGTCAATCGCAAATGGAAGGTTACACGCTCATTGCTTTTTAAAGCTACTTTACATTCATAAATCTGCACCATTAGATAATTACACTCACATGCGCTTACTATTTACCCTAGTTTTTTCTTTTATCACACTATCTGTGTTTTCTCAAGAGGCTACCCGTCAAGACAGCCTTCGCGGATCAATCACTCCACAAAGAGCCTGGTGGGACCTTGTTCATTATGATCTTTCTGTTACGGTGATGCCAGAATCAAAATCTTTAATGGGCACTAATATAATGACCTATCGTGTACTAGAAGAAGGCACGACCGAGTTACAAATAGATCTTCAATCCCCTATGGAGCTCACAGCAGTAATGCAAGACGGACACTCTCTTAACGTGCGTTCTGAAGGTGCGGCCCATTTTATACAACTAGAATCTGCTCAAAAAGCAGGAGAACTAAAAGCAATAAGATTAAGCTTTGAAGGTAAACCTCGCGCTGCTGTAAACCCACCATGGGATGGCGGTATCACTTGGCAGCAAGATAGTAACGGCAAACATTTTATCGCGTCTTCAAATCAAGGAATAGGATCCAGTGTCTGGTGGCCTAATCGTGATCACCCAGCAGACGAAGTGGACAGCCTAGACATGCATGTTACAGTACCTAAAGATCTTGTAGATGTATCTAATGGACGATTAGTGGGTATAGATAGTACAACATCTTCAAAAACTTATCACTGGGCTGTGAGAAATCCTATAAATAATTACGGAGTTAATCTTAATATAGGAGATTATGTAAACTTCTCTGAGGTATATAAAGGTGAGAATGGGCAACTAGAAATGAGCTACTGGGTACTTCGTGAAGATGAGGAAAAAGCGAGAGCTCAGTTTACACAAGCCCCTATGATGATGGAAGCTTTTGAACATTGGTTTGGTCCTTATCCATTCTATGAAGATAGTTTTAAACTCGTGCAAGCTCCTTACTTAGGCATGGAACATCAAAGCTCTGTAACTTATGGAAACAAGTTTGAGAATGGCTATTTAGGAAGAGATTTATCTGGTACAGGACAAGGACTCAAATTTGATTTTATAATCATACATGAATCTGGTCATGAATGGTTTGCAAACAACATTACAAATAAGGATGTTGCAGATATGTGGATTCATGAGAGCTTCACTAACTACTCAGAAAATCTATATCTAGATTATCATTTTGGAAAAGACGCTGCTAGCGAATATGTAATTGGACTGCGTAAAAACATTAGAAATGATAGACCGATCATAGGCACTTACGATGTAAATCGCTCTGGAAGTGGCGACATGTACTATAAAGGTGCAAATATGCTACACACCATACGCACCATTGTAAATAATGATGAGCTATGGCGAGAGACGTTGCGTGGACTTAATAAAGAGTTTTATCATAAAACTACCACAAGCGCAATGGTAGAAGATTTTATGTCTAAAAAACTGAATCAGAACCTCACTCCTATATTTGATCAGTATTTAAGAACGGTAAAAATCCCAACCTTTGAATATAAAGTGAGTAAAAAGAAGCTGAGTTATCGCTACACAAATGTGATAAGTGATTTCTCTATGCCACTTTCTATAAAGATAAATGGTACATTACAATGGCTCGCGCCTACAGATCAGTGGCAAGAGTTTAAAATGTCTAAGAAAATAATTGACATGAGTATACCAGAGGATTTCTATATACATACAAGGAAACTGTAGTTAATTAAACCAATACACTGTTGCTTTATAATGAGCAACCATCTATCATATGCTATTAAAATGGAGTTTACTCTTCTTATGCTTGTTCATTACTGTGCCTTCAGTGACCTTAGATGAATTTTCAAAAGGAAAACAGCAACAGCACTTCCCAAAAAAGCTTAAAAAGAAACAACTGTACCTTGGTATGACTTTAAAAAAGTTCCACAAGAAAGCGCCAAATGCTACTCGTATAGATACAGCGTCGGAGTTTAAAATAGAATATACAGAAGCTATAAGTGATAGCTCAATTACATCATATAGCTATTTATTTACAAAAGATCAAGAGCCTTTATTATATGCCATCACCATTGCGTATAAAGATATGAGCACCGTACGAGCCCTTGCCGAATCACTGATGGGCAAACCTAAAAATAACGAGGAGTGGCGTATGGAGCCCTCCATGATAAAAGAAGACTTTACAATGGGCGCATGGACCTTTGGTCACAAGCTAGTTTATGGAGCAACTATTATCAATAGCGAATGGGAACAAGGATTTCAATCTAATTAATCACTATAATCAATTACTCAAAACGTATTGCTTTTACTGGGCTTATTTTAGTTATGATATAAGATGGGATAAGAAGTATAAGAACACACACGACAAACACACCTACATTAAGAGATAGAATATGCCAAAAGTCTATAAGCACTGGCGCCTCACTTACATAGTATGTGGATGGATCAAGCTTTACAAAACCAAATATTTTCTGAGCATATAATATTCCTAAGCCTATAAGATTACCCCAGAAGAGCCCAAGACCTATTAAGTACATTGCATTATAAATAAAAATCTTACGCACACTCCAGTCTGACGCTCCAAGTGCCTTGAGTACTCCTATCATTTTTGTACGCTCTAGCACTAGTACAAGCAGCGCCACAATCATATTAATACCAGCAATCAATATCATGATAACAATGATTAAAATGATATTGAAATCAAATAGTTTAATCCACTCAAAAATATTGTAATTACTCTGTATTACAGAGATAGATCTTAAAGTAGAACCAGAGTTTTCATACACCTTATTATTCAGTGCCTCAAGATTATCAAAATCATCTACAAAAACCTCAAAAGCTCCTACCTCATCTTTCTCCCAGTTATTAATACGGGTAAGGTGACGGCGATCACCCATAATGTACACTTTATCAAACTCTTGATATGCACTTTCATAAAGTCCTACAATCTCTAAGGCCCTCGGTCTAAAACGCGTGTTATCTTTATTTACAAATTGTATGATAGCTTTATCACCTACTTTAAAGCCTAAGCGGTTTGCTAGATACGTACTAAAGATAGTCTCATTATTAAGCGCTCCCGTAAGTTCTGGTTTTCTGCCTTCTACTATATATTCCTCGATACGATTCCAGTCATAATCATCACCCAACCCTTTATATATTACTCCTTCAAAGGTTTCTGCAGTCCTTATAACGCCAGCTTTTACAGTAATTGCTTGTACATGTGTAACCTCTGGTACTGCGTTAAAATCTGGGTAAAAATCTTGATCTATAGAAATTGGATTTGTCGTCTCTTCACTATTATTTCCGTCAAAATTTGACACGACAATATCTCCAGAAAAGGCAGACACTTTTTGTCTTATCTCTCGCTGGAGTCCTAGTCCTGTAGCAATCGATATAAGCATCATCACCATTCCAATCGCAATTGCTACGATAGCAATTTTAATTATCGTACTGGAAGCACTACTTTTATACGATGTCGCGCTACTTAGGCGTTTGGCTATAAAATACTCTAAATTCAAATGCGTCTCATTTTCTTCAAAAATACCCTTTTTTTAATGCTCACACTGCTTATTTCTTGTGCAAATAGCGGTGGAGATAGTAACGCTTTCGCGAAAGCGGAATTTAAAAAAGAAACTGTACTACAAGAAACTCCTTCTCAAGAACCCATCGTTACCGCTGCCAATAGGACAGCGCTCTACTTACCGTTACTTAAAGATAAAAAAGTAGGTGTAGTAACTAACAAAAGTGGACTCATATTTAAAAGCACTCCGCATACTGAAAAGGAAAGTACACACCTAGTAGATTCTCTTATCTCAAGCTTGATTACAGTTACACGTGTTTTCTCACCAGAACATGGATTTCGCGGTGATGTAGATGCTGGAGAGCAAGTAAAAGATGGTAAAGATCCAAAGACTGGTCTCAATATTATCTCTCTTTACGGTAAAAACAAGAAACCAAGCCAGGAACAACTAGAAGAACTCGATGTAATCCTCTTTGACATACAAGATGTGGGTGTTCGATTTTATACCTATATATCTACACTCACCTACGTAATGGAAGCCGCTGCCGAGAAAGGAATTCCTGTGATTGTACTAGACAGACCTAACCCTAACGCTCATTACATAGACGGTCCTACGCTAGAAAAGGAGCACTCCAGTTTCTTAGGGATGCATGAAGTGCCTTTAGTGTATGGTATGACCATAGGTGAATATGCGATGATGGTGAATGGTGAGGGCTGGCTCAAAAATAAAATGCAATGTGATATTACGGTGATTCCATTAGAAAATTGGGATTACACGACTCCATATTCTTTACCTACGCGTCCTTCTCCTAATTTACCTAATGATAAAAGTATTAACCTCTACCCTAGCCTAGGCTTCTTTGAAGGAACTACCATTAATGCCGGAAGAGGAACAGAAATGCAGTTTCAAATCTTTGGGGCTCCAGATTTTTCACCTAGCAATTTTACATATTCTTACACTCCTCAGCCTAACTTTGGCTCAAAAGATCCTAAACATAATGGACAGCTTTGTTATGGCATGGACTTACGCGATCAAGAGTACATGAGCCGTGTAAATCTTGAGTGGGTCATAGAAGCTTATACCGCAAGTACTGATAAAAAGAACTTCTTTAAAACCGCTAGTTTCACGCTTCATGCAGGTAATAAAAAATTACAGCAGCAAATTCAAGATGGATATACCTTTAAAGAGATTAAACGTGACTGGATAAAGGATATAGAAAACTTTAAAAACATACGTAAGCAGTACCTTATGTATGAATAACGATTCTTTTAATAGTGCGCTTAAAGCGAAAATTGGACAGGTTTTCACTCAATTTAAAAGTCAGTCTATAACAGCAGAGCAACTAGCTATAGCTGAAGAAGGATTTGTATTCTCTGAAGTAAATCCTCAAGCCAAAATACTAGTAATGGGCATTAATCCCTCGTTAAGAAATGACTTTGTAAGCAGTAATGGATATAGCTACAACTATGACCACTTAAGTACTGATCGCTACTTCAAAAAATTCTCCACGCTACTTAAAGATTTTGAACAGTTTGGAATTACCTATTGTGATTTATTTTATCAACGTCATACAGAGCAAAAACAAATAGAACATTTCCTAAAAGATGAGAATGGCCGCGACTTCTTAAAAAACCAATTAGCCATCACAAAGGAAGTTATTGAGCATATTTCACCAGAGCTCATCTTACTATTTAATAGAAAAGGAGCTATGTTTTTTTCTAAAGAATGGATTGGTTATAGATTAGAACAACAAGCACAGCAAGAACCTCACTTTGAACAGATCGATGATTTATATAATATAAACGAGCTAGAAACCTTAATATATTGCTCCTCTTTCCTAGGTTACAGAACCCGCAAAGAGACATACACTCGCATCTACAACGATATCGCACTGTTAATCAAGTCGGTAACACGGTTCTTAAAGAATTAGCATAAAAGTCAGTGACAATGGCTGCTCGCATCCTCTTTTCTAATGAAAAATATAAATTATCTGATTTTTATTAAAAAATAGATATGAAATATCAGTTTGCGTTGAATTTTTATCTTAGTTTTAACACAAATTAACAGGTATTTAATATCTGTTAAAATTTATAAACTAACAAATCAACTATGCTCAAACTCAAGTTAACTCTTTTAGGTCTATTAATTGGTATGACCTCATTTGCCCAAGTTACTGTTACAGGTACGGTGACAGATAAAAACAATGTTCCCATCTCTGGCGCAAACGTCATTGAAAAAGGAACTACCAATGGCGCTATCACCGATTTTGATGGTAATTATAATATCACGGTACAAAGCGACGGTACTTTAGAAATAAGCTACTTAGGTTTTGATACAAAACGCGTAGCAGTAAATGGTAAATCATCAATTAATGTAACACTTGAAGAAGGTGTAGGTCTTGGTGAAGTGGTACTTGTGGGGTCAAGAACTGCTCCTAGAAGTCAGGTAGACACTGCTGTACCAGTAGATGTAGTATCTGCAAAAGAATTACAAACTACAGGACAAGTGACATTTGATAAAGCCTTACAGTATAAGATACCATCATTTAATACAGTACAAACTCCTGTAAATGATGCAACTTCTCTTCTAGATCCTTATGAAATAAGAAACATGGGGCCTTCTAGAACCTTAATCTTAATTAATGGTAAAAGAAAGAATTTAAGTGCACTTCTTTATACTCAAACTTCTCCAGGACGTGGAGAGACTGGTGCAGATATCTCTGCTATACCTACAGATGCAATAAAGCGAGTAGAAATTTTACGTGATGGTGCATCTGCACAATACGGATCTGACGCAATTGCCGGTGTAATGAACGTTATCTTAAAAGACAATGATAATCAAGGATCGGCGACGCTA
The genomic region above belongs to Dokdonia sp. Dokd-P16 and contains:
- a CDS encoding bacteriorhodopsin-like, which produces MKFLLLLLADPTKLDPSDYVGFTFFVGAMAMMAASAFFFLSLNQFNKKWRTSVLVSGLITFIAAVHYWYMRDYWFAIQESPTFFRYVDWVLTVPLMCVEFYLILKVAGAKPALMWKLILFSVIMLVTGYFGEAVFQDQAALWGAISGAAYFYIVYEIWLGSAKKLAVAAGGDILKAHKILCWFVLVGWAIYPLGYMLGTDGWYTSILGKGSVDVAYNIADAINKIGFGLVIYALAVKKNEVDVV
- a CDS encoding Brp/Blh family beta-carotene 15,15'-dioxygenase, which encodes MKKIHNITIIGSFAGLWVATLFSTKVELILGFLLILTFGIIHGSNDILLIEKLFTKEKKRNFLKSLFFYVLTVLLTFLAFYTIPSITVILFIIFSAYHFGEQHWESKVDSKHKLLSTILQLSYGALILMILFYFNEQQVESIVMAITGVTFPHLFLLYSLYIVLAVFIITGAILTYKSDSFKKLILKELFFLGLLIVIFKMSSLIWGFTIYFVLWHSLPSLFEQIHFIYGRFTNQTIWLYIKNALPYWIISIIGIGLSYFWLKESVLFFAIFFSFIAAVTFPHSLIISLMFKKKNNNNKTP
- a CDS encoding DsrE family protein produces the protein MKYTFLLFLSLAFAKAYAQQPVSTPGNVISEFGKTYEVDNPDFKTDTTAIFKVVFDVAKAPENPSQRNPYIETMARFLNMQEKAGVPVANMNIRAAIHGQAAYGMLTNELYKEKFGVDNPNIELLEALKEANVSLILCGQTAGARNITKERRLKMIDVGLSAMTVLSQSQMEGYTLIAF
- a CDS encoding M1 family metallopeptidase, which encodes MRLLFTLVFSFITLSVFSQEATRQDSLRGSITPQRAWWDLVHYDLSVTVMPESKSLMGTNIMTYRVLEEGTTELQIDLQSPMELTAVMQDGHSLNVRSEGAAHFIQLESAQKAGELKAIRLSFEGKPRAAVNPPWDGGITWQQDSNGKHFIASSNQGIGSSVWWPNRDHPADEVDSLDMHVTVPKDLVDVSNGRLVGIDSTTSSKTYHWAVRNPINNYGVNLNIGDYVNFSEVYKGENGQLEMSYWVLREDEEKARAQFTQAPMMMEAFEHWFGPYPFYEDSFKLVQAPYLGMEHQSSVTYGNKFENGYLGRDLSGTGQGLKFDFIIIHESGHEWFANNITNKDVADMWIHESFTNYSENLYLDYHFGKDAASEYVIGLRKNIRNDRPIIGTYDVNRSGSGDMYYKGANMLHTIRTIVNNDELWRETLRGLNKEFYHKTTTSAMVEDFMSKKLNQNLTPIFDQYLRTVKIPTFEYKVSKKKLSYRYTNVISDFSMPLSIKINGTLQWLAPTDQWQEFKMSKKIIDMSIPEDFYIHTRKL
- a CDS encoding ABC transporter permease, with the protein product MNLEYFIAKRLSSATSYKSSASSTIIKIAIVAIAIGMVMMLISIATGLGLQREIRQKVSAFSGDIVVSNFDGNNSEETTNPISIDQDFYPDFNAVPEVTHVQAITVKAGVIRTAETFEGVIYKGLGDDYDWNRIEEYIVEGRKPELTGALNNETIFSTYLANRLGFKVGDKAIIQFVNKDNTRFRPRALEIVGLYESAYQEFDKVYIMGDRRHLTRINNWEKDEVGAFEVFVDDFDNLEALNNKVYENSGSTLRSISVIQSNYNIFEWIKLFDFNIILIIVIMILIAGINMIVALLVLVLERTKMIGVLKALGASDWSVRKIFIYNAMYLIGLGLFWGNLIGLGILYAQKIFGFVKLDPSTYYVSEAPVLIDFWHILSLNVGVFVVCVLILLIPSYIITKISPVKAIRFE
- a CDS encoding exo-beta-N-acetylmuramidase NamZ domain-containing protein encodes the protein MLTLLISCANSGGDSNAFAKAEFKKETVLQETPSQEPIVTAANRTALYLPLLKDKKVGVVTNKSGLIFKSTPHTEKESTHLVDSLISSLITVTRVFSPEHGFRGDVDAGEQVKDGKDPKTGLNIISLYGKNKKPSQEQLEELDVILFDIQDVGVRFYTYISTLTYVMEAAAEKGIPVIVLDRPNPNAHYIDGPTLEKEHSSFLGMHEVPLVYGMTIGEYAMMVNGEGWLKNKMQCDITVIPLENWDYTTPYSLPTRPSPNLPNDKSINLYPSLGFFEGTTINAGRGTEMQFQIFGAPDFSPSNFTYSYTPQPNFGSKDPKHNGQLCYGMDLRDQEYMSRVNLEWVIEAYTASTDKKNFFKTASFTLHAGNKKLQQQIQDGYTFKEIKRDWIKDIENFKNIRKQYLMYE